The following DNA comes from Vicinamibacterales bacterium.
GCCGCGGGATCTCCCACGAACGAGGGCCCGTGGCCCCCCGAGGGACAGCCGCCGGTCCGGGCCGGGCCGGCGCGCGCCTTGCACGTCGACACGGGGTGATCACCGAGGACCAGCGCGCGGTGCTCGACTGTCTGTCCCGGCCGGACACCTACGGGCCGGGCTGTGGCCGCGTGGACCGGATCGACACCCACAGCGCGGTGGTGTTTCTCGCGGGCGACAGGGCCTACAAGCTGAAGCGGGCCGTACGCTACGACTACCTCGACTTCTCCACGGTCGAGCGTCGGAAACGCTTCGTCGAGGCCGAGTTCGCCCTGAACCGGCGGACGGCGCCGGCGCTGTACCGCCGAGTGGTGCCCCTCACGAGAGGCGAAGACGGCGTGTTGACGCTCGACGGCCAGGGGACACCCGTCGAGTGGCTCCTCGAGATGACCCGCTTCGACGGCGAGGCGCTGTGCGATCGGCTGGCCGAGCGCCAGGCCCTGCCCCTGTCGGCCATGCCCCGGCTGGCCCATGCCGTGGCGGACATGCACGCGGGCGCGGACGTCCGGCCCGAGTTCGGCGGCGCGGCCGGCATGCGGTGGGTCGTGGATGGCAACGCGCAGGCCTTCGAGGCGGCCGGCGACGGCGTCTTCCCCGTGGACGGGCGCCGGCGGCTGGCGGCCGCCGTGGAACGGGCGCTGCGGAGCACGGCCGGCGCGCTCGACGCCCGCCGGGAGCGCGGTCTCGTGCGGCAGTGCCACGGAGATCTCCACCTGCGCAACCTCGTGATGCTCGACGGCGTGCCCACGCCCTTCGACGCGGTGGAATTCAACGACGACATCGCGTGCACCGACGTCTTCTACGATCTCGCCTTCCTGCTGATGGACCTGTGGCGGCGCGGCCTGCCCCGCCACGCCAACCTCCTGCTGAACGAGTACGTGCGCCTCACGGGCGACGTGGACGGCCTGGCGGCGCTGCCGCTGTTCCTCTCGTGCCGCGCGGCCGTCCGGGCGAAGACGAGCGCCACGGCGGCGGCCGTGGTCGGCGGTGCGTCGGCCGGCGCGTTGCGCGACACGGCGCGCGAGTACCTGGCCATGGCCGTCGAGTTCCTCGCGCCCCCGCCGCCGGTCCTCGTGGCGATCGGGGGGCTGTCCGGCGCCGGGAAGTCCGTGACGGCCGCGGCGCTGGCGCCGACGCTCGGCCCCGCGCCCGGCGCGCTGCACCTGCGGAGCGACGTCGAGCGGAAGGCGCTCCTCGGCGTGGACCCGCTGGCGACGCTCGGCGAGGACGCGTACTCCGCCGACATGTCCGGGCGCGTCTACGAGCGGCTGCTCGGCCTGGCGCGCGGCGGGCTCGCGGCCGGGCACGGCGTGATCTGCGACGCCGTCTACGCCGACGCCGCCCGCAGGACGGCGCTCTCGCGCGTGGCCGACGAGGCCGGCGTGCCGCTGGTGGGACTGTGGCTCGACGCGCCGCCCGAGGTGCTCGTCGCCAGGGTGGCCGCACGGCGCGACGACGCC
Coding sequences within:
- a CDS encoding AAA family ATPase gives rise to the protein MITEDQRAVLDCLSRPDTYGPGCGRVDRIDTHSAVVFLAGDRAYKLKRAVRYDYLDFSTVERRKRFVEAEFALNRRTAPALYRRVVPLTRGEDGVLTLDGQGTPVEWLLEMTRFDGEALCDRLAERQALPLSAMPRLAHAVADMHAGADVRPEFGGAAGMRWVVDGNAQAFEAAGDGVFPVDGRRRLAAAVERALRSTAGALDARRERGLVRQCHGDLHLRNLVMLDGVPTPFDAVEFNDDIACTDVFYDLAFLLMDLWRRGLPRHANLLLNEYVRLTGDVDGLAALPLFLSCRAAVRAKTSATAAAVVGGASAGALRDTAREYLAMAVEFLAPPPPVLVAIGGLSGAGKSVTAAALAPTLGPAPGALHLRSDVERKALLGVDPLATLGEDAYSADMSGRVYERLLGLARGGLAAGHGVICDAVYADAARRTALSRVADEAGVPLVGLWLDAPPEVLVARVAARRDDASDATPEVVRRQVAAGVAPGDWTRVDASGDAGTTLDRVTAALDRRRVPHR